A region of Plantactinospora sp. BC1 DNA encodes the following proteins:
- a CDS encoding TspO/MBR family protein — protein MNGSTLAKTGLATALTAAAGSLATDPNSAWYRSLDKPAWQPPPAAFPAVWTPLYASIAFAAARALDASTSVAERGRLRRAYAIDLVLNAGWNALFFRARRPRLALAELVLLNAANAALLHRAWRADRVAGAALLPYLAWTGFATALNATIAARNPGR, from the coding sequence ATGAACGGTTCGACACTCGCCAAGACCGGACTGGCCACCGCGCTGACCGCCGCCGCCGGCTCGCTTGCCACCGACCCCAACTCCGCCTGGTACCGGTCGCTGGACAAGCCCGCGTGGCAGCCGCCTCCGGCGGCCTTCCCCGCCGTCTGGACCCCGCTCTACGCCTCGATCGCGTTCGCCGCCGCCCGCGCCCTCGACGCCAGCACCAGCGTCGCAGAGCGCGGCAGGCTCCGGCGCGCGTACGCGATCGATCTCGTCCTGAACGCCGGCTGGAACGCGCTCTTCTTCCGGGCCCGCCGGCCACGGCTCGCCCTGGCCGAACTGGTCCTGCTGAACGCGGCCAACGCCGCCCTGCTGCACCGAGCCTGGCGGGCGGACCGGGTGGCCGGGGCGGCGCTCCTGCCCTACCTGGCCTGGACCGGCTTCGCCACCGCGCTGAACGCCACCATCGCCGCCCGCAACCCGGGCCGCTGA
- a CDS encoding Tat pathway signal sequence domain protein: MPQLPRRSLLMGVAMAGVATQLPGPRPAAAAPPRVAPARPETPPAANPDARVPLRWLDGDAPRALVGATWGVPWPRGALPRGQELALTTAAGTPVPVQSWPTGFWPDGTVKWTAHAIGTGVPPADDYLLRPGQPAAPDVPLRVTETARVIEVDTGVVRCRIARRGRVLVPSIVRGDRTVAANGTLVCLRRDATGEDEAGTVRQQRFSAEIHEVRVEQRGPVRAVVRVDGRHRAVRGRREWLPFTIRLYLYAGSDGIRMVHTFVFDGDERRDFVSGLGVRFQVPMTDQPHDRHVRFAGDGDGILGEAVRGITGLRRDPGAAVRQAQVAGERTPDVASWDTRVSGRLHLVPAWGDYSLRQLSDGCFDIRKRTRAGHGWVQVDTGRRAGGLGYLGGVSGGLAFGMKDFWQLHPTQLDVRGAAGESAEVTVWLWSPDATPMDLRFYHDGMGQDSYPEQLEGLEITYEDYEPGFGSPYGIARTTEMYFWALGGTPSAERFAQLAAAVRTPPLIVAPPAQLHAAGVFGDWSPVDRSTPARREIEDRLDFLVDFHRDQVEQRSWYGFWNYGDIMHSYDPDRHVWRYDVGGYAWANSELSPDLWLWYQYLRSGRADVFRFAEAMTRHTGEVDVYHLGKYRDLGTRHGVLHWADSAKQLRISSAAYRRFYYFLTADERVGDLMRDLVDADRTFLALDPIRKIRTEPYEPDPHALGIGFGTDWSGLAAAWLTEWERDGDPVARTKLVNTARSIAAQPNGFIQGDGLYDLDTGLFAIGPPKVSVGSLGAVFGLVEICAELVDLLDLPEFTDAWLQYCRLYNGTAAEQIAETGQSFGSLNLRQAHARLTAYAAARTGNPALAARAWQEFHTGHAGYPRNLDWRSVRVEGPAVLKPVDEASFVSTNASSQYGLAAIQCLALVGDHLPAQEER; the protein is encoded by the coding sequence ATGCCCCAACTGCCCAGACGCAGCCTGCTGATGGGCGTCGCGATGGCCGGCGTCGCGACCCAACTCCCCGGCCCCCGACCGGCCGCCGCCGCCCCACCCCGGGTCGCACCGGCCCGACCCGAAACGCCCCCCGCCGCCAACCCCGACGCCCGGGTGCCGCTGCGCTGGCTCGACGGCGACGCACCCCGCGCCCTGGTCGGCGCGACCTGGGGTGTGCCGTGGCCGCGCGGCGCCCTGCCCCGGGGCCAGGAACTCGCCCTGACCACCGCCGCCGGCACGCCCGTACCCGTGCAGTCCTGGCCGACCGGATTCTGGCCGGACGGCACGGTCAAGTGGACCGCCCACGCGATCGGCACCGGGGTACCACCCGCCGACGACTACCTGCTCCGGCCCGGCCAGCCGGCCGCACCGGACGTCCCGTTGCGGGTCACCGAGACCGCCAGGGTGATCGAGGTGGACACCGGCGTCGTCCGCTGCCGGATCGCCCGGCGCGGTCGGGTGCTGGTGCCCTCGATCGTCCGCGGCGACCGCACCGTCGCGGCGAACGGCACCCTCGTCTGCCTGCGCCGGGACGCCACCGGCGAGGACGAGGCGGGCACCGTCCGGCAGCAGCGGTTCAGCGCCGAGATCCACGAGGTACGGGTCGAGCAGCGCGGCCCGGTCCGGGCGGTGGTCCGGGTCGACGGTCGGCACCGGGCCGTCCGGGGTCGCCGGGAGTGGTTGCCGTTCACGATCCGGCTCTACCTCTACGCCGGCAGCGACGGCATCCGGATGGTGCACACCTTCGTCTTCGACGGCGACGAGCGCAGGGACTTCGTCAGCGGCCTCGGCGTCCGGTTCCAGGTACCGATGACCGACCAGCCGCACGACCGGCACGTGCGGTTCGCCGGGGACGGCGACGGGATCCTCGGCGAGGCCGTTCGCGGGATCACCGGCCTGCGCCGCGACCCGGGTGCGGCGGTCCGGCAGGCGCAGGTCGCCGGCGAGCGGACCCCCGACGTGGCCAGCTGGGACACCCGGGTGAGCGGCCGGCTGCACCTCGTGCCGGCCTGGGGCGACTACAGCCTGCGGCAGCTCTCCGACGGCTGCTTCGACATCCGCAAACGCACCCGGGCCGGGCACGGCTGGGTGCAGGTCGACACCGGTCGGCGGGCCGGCGGCCTCGGCTATCTGGGTGGCGTCTCCGGCGGTCTCGCCTTCGGCATGAAGGACTTCTGGCAGCTGCACCCGACCCAGCTCGACGTCCGGGGCGCGGCCGGTGAGAGCGCCGAGGTCACCGTCTGGCTCTGGTCACCCGACGCCACCCCGATGGACCTGCGCTTCTACCACGACGGGATGGGCCAGGACAGCTATCCGGAGCAGCTGGAGGGGCTGGAGATCACGTACGAGGACTACGAGCCCGGCTTCGGCAGCCCGTACGGGATCGCGCGCACCACCGAGATGTACTTCTGGGCGCTCGGCGGCACGCCTTCCGCCGAGCGGTTCGCCCAGCTCGCCGCGGCCGTCCGGACCCCGCCACTGATCGTCGCCCCGCCGGCCCAGCTACACGCGGCCGGCGTCTTCGGCGACTGGAGTCCGGTCGACCGGAGCACCCCGGCACGGCGGGAGATCGAGGACCGGCTCGACTTCCTCGTCGACTTCCACCGCGATCAGGTCGAGCAGCGTTCCTGGTACGGATTCTGGAACTACGGCGACATCATGCACAGCTACGACCCGGACCGGCACGTCTGGCGGTACGACGTCGGCGGGTACGCCTGGGCCAACTCCGAACTCTCCCCCGACCTGTGGCTCTGGTACCAGTACCTGCGCTCGGGCCGGGCGGACGTGTTCCGGTTCGCCGAGGCGATGACCCGGCACACCGGCGAGGTCGACGTCTACCACCTCGGTAAATACCGCGACCTCGGCACCCGGCACGGGGTGCTGCACTGGGCCGACAGCGCCAAGCAGTTGCGGATCAGCAGTGCCGCGTACCGGCGCTTCTACTACTTCCTCACCGCCGACGAGCGGGTCGGCGACCTGATGCGTGACCTCGTCGACGCCGACCGCACCTTCCTGGCCCTGGACCCGATCCGCAAAATCCGCACCGAGCCGTACGAGCCGGACCCGCATGCGCTGGGGATCGGGTTCGGCACCGACTGGAGCGGCCTCGCGGCGGCCTGGCTGACCGAGTGGGAGCGCGACGGCGACCCGGTCGCCCGGACCAAGCTGGTCAACACCGCCCGCTCGATCGCCGCCCAACCGAACGGCTTCATCCAGGGCGACGGCCTCTACGACCTCGACACCGGGCTGTTCGCGATCGGCCCGCCGAAGGTGAGCGTGGGCTCGCTCGGCGCCGTCTTCGGCCTGGTCGAGATCTGCGCCGAACTCGTCGACCTGCTCGACCTGCCGGAGTTCACCGACGCCTGGTTGCAGTACTGCCGGCTCTACAACGGCACCGCCGCCGAGCAGATCGCCGAGACCGGGCAGTCGTTCGGCAGCCTCAACCTGCGCCAGGCGCACGCCCGGCTCACCGCGTACGCCGCCGCCCGGACCGGCAACCCGGCGCTGGCCGCCCGCGCCTGGCAGGAGTTCCACACCGGCCACGCCGGCTATCCACGCAACCTCGACTGGCGTTCCGTCCGGGTCGAGGGTCCGGCCGTGCTGAAACCCGTCGACGAGGCGAGCTTCGTCTCCACGAACGCGAGTTCCCAGTACGGCCTGGCCGCGATCCAGTGCCTGGCGCTGGTCGGCGACCACCTACCCGCTCAGGAGGAGCGATGA
- a CDS encoding penicillin-binding protein — MPKFRRRSLIKAATLFTCALLAGVVVAGAAFPAVAMSGLAAKAGADSFQDLPTELTVPQVPEATQVFAADNKTLMATFYDENRQDAPLPEISQAMRDAMIAAEDHSFYRHNGIDVKGFMRALVSNFTGNSRQGASTLTMQLVRMSITYGATDPNDVVAASEDTNARKLREMRLAVALENKLTKDQILERYLNMAPFGHGTYGVAAASRFYFGKEPKNLTVPEAAMIAGLVKSPSYYDALDSKGPGYGRTVDRRNWVIGQMRETGAITEQEQAAALATPLTVKGQRPANGCTSSVHNDWGFFCDFFYRWWMDQEAFGSSTYDRERRLKGGGYRIVTTLDPAVQKAAYKNVQQYLPTGRKDALMVAAVEPGTGRVRALATNRTFGLDNPVKPKNPISSNPKQADAGMRATYPRTTNPLLTGGGDVAGYQAGSTFKMFTMVAALEQGYPLSHTYNAPQRYPSKYSAERGTDSACTGTERWCPGNDNASMAGVHDMWSAFGRSVNTYFVPLEERVGAAKVVDAAQRLGIRFRQPGEAAIAKDPVQADGWGSFTLGVSATTPLDLANSYATLAADGKHCAPIPVQEVKDHTGKVLDIAKPHCEKAVDPEVARAAIDAARCPVGDQSAYGRCRGATEADAHRVVGHPIAGKTGTTDSERTASLVTMTTTLSVAGIMANPDWPETTTDMDHDIVNPAVYETLADAMKGKPKKDFPRPGEKLVYGDQRSVPSVTCRSVDDATSALRNAGFKVEVDPNRVASNCPAGAVAGTDPDGRTVSGGVVMLRVSNGQPSTNGPGGGRPSTEGGTTGGTVSDRPGRRG; from the coding sequence ATGCCGAAATTTCGCCGACGCAGCCTGATCAAGGCCGCCACGCTCTTCACCTGTGCCCTGCTCGCCGGGGTGGTGGTCGCCGGGGCGGCGTTCCCGGCCGTGGCCATGTCCGGACTGGCGGCGAAGGCCGGCGCCGACTCGTTCCAGGACCTGCCCACCGAGTTGACCGTGCCGCAGGTGCCGGAGGCGACCCAGGTCTTCGCCGCCGACAACAAGACCCTGATGGCGACGTTCTACGACGAGAACCGCCAGGACGCTCCGCTGCCCGAGATCTCCCAGGCGATGCGGGACGCGATGATCGCCGCCGAGGACCACTCGTTCTACCGGCACAACGGGATCGACGTGAAGGGCTTCATGCGGGCCCTGGTCTCGAACTTCACCGGCAACTCCCGGCAGGGCGCCTCGACCCTGACCATGCAGCTTGTCCGGATGTCGATCACCTACGGTGCGACCGACCCGAACGACGTGGTCGCGGCCAGCGAGGACACCAACGCCCGGAAGCTGCGCGAGATGCGCCTGGCGGTGGCGCTGGAGAACAAGCTGACCAAGGACCAGATCCTGGAGCGCTACCTCAACATGGCGCCGTTCGGCCACGGGACGTACGGGGTGGCCGCGGCGAGCCGGTTCTACTTCGGCAAGGAGCCGAAGAACCTGACCGTGCCGGAGGCGGCGATGATCGCCGGTCTGGTCAAGTCGCCGAGCTACTACGACGCGCTGGACAGCAAGGGGCCGGGCTACGGCCGCACGGTGGACCGCCGCAACTGGGTGATCGGGCAGATGCGGGAGACCGGCGCGATCACCGAGCAGGAGCAGGCGGCGGCGCTCGCCACACCGCTGACGGTGAAGGGGCAGCGGCCGGCCAACGGCTGCACCAGCTCGGTGCACAACGACTGGGGCTTCTTCTGCGACTTCTTCTACCGCTGGTGGATGGATCAGGAGGCGTTCGGCAGCAGCACCTACGACCGGGAGCGGCGGCTCAAGGGCGGCGGGTACCGGATCGTCACCACCCTGGACCCGGCGGTGCAGAAGGCGGCGTACAAGAACGTGCAGCAGTACCTCCCCACCGGCCGGAAGGACGCCCTGATGGTGGCGGCCGTCGAGCCGGGCACCGGCCGGGTACGCGCGCTGGCCACCAACCGGACGTTCGGGCTGGACAACCCGGTGAAGCCGAAGAACCCGATCTCCAGCAACCCGAAGCAGGCGGACGCGGGGATGCGGGCGACCTATCCGCGTACCACCAACCCGCTGCTGACCGGTGGCGGCGACGTCGCCGGATATCAGGCCGGGTCGACGTTCAAGATGTTCACCATGGTGGCCGCGCTGGAGCAGGGCTACCCGCTGAGCCACACCTACAACGCCCCGCAGCGCTACCCGTCGAAGTACTCGGCGGAGCGCGGCACCGACTCGGCCTGCACCGGCACCGAGCGGTGGTGCCCGGGTAACGACAACGCGAGCATGGCCGGCGTGCACGACATGTGGAGCGCGTTCGGCCGCTCCGTCAACACCTACTTCGTACCCCTGGAGGAGCGGGTCGGCGCGGCGAAGGTCGTCGACGCGGCGCAGCGGCTCGGCATCAGGTTCCGGCAGCCGGGCGAGGCGGCGATCGCCAAGGACCCGGTCCAGGCCGACGGCTGGGGTTCGTTCACCCTCGGTGTCTCGGCGACCACCCCGCTGGACCTGGCCAACTCGTACGCCACGCTGGCCGCCGACGGGAAGCACTGCGCGCCGATCCCGGTGCAGGAGGTCAAGGACCACACCGGCAAGGTGCTCGACATCGCCAAGCCGCACTGCGAGAAGGCGGTGGATCCCGAGGTGGCCCGGGCGGCGATCGACGCTGCCCGCTGCCCGGTCGGCGACCAGTCCGCCTACGGCAGGTGCCGCGGCGCGACGGAGGCGGACGCGCACCGGGTGGTGGGGCATCCGATCGCCGGTAAGACCGGTACCACGGACAGCGAGCGGACCGCGTCGCTGGTGACCATGACCACGACGCTCTCGGTCGCCGGCATCATGGCCAACCCGGACTGGCCGGAGACCACCACCGACATGGACCACGACATCGTCAACCCGGCCGTCTACGAGACGCTGGCCGACGCGATGAAGGGGAAGCCGAAGAAGGACTTCCCCCGGCCCGGCGAGAAGCTGGTCTACGGGGACCAGCGGTCGGTGCCCTCGGTCACCTGCCGCTCGGTCGACGACGCCACCTCGGCGCTGCGCAACGCCGGTTTCAAGGTCGAGGTCGACCCGAACCGGGTGGCCTCGAACTGCCCGGCCGGTGCGGTCGCCGGCACCGACCCGGACGGCCGGACCGTCTCCGGCGGCGTGGTGATGCTGCGGGTCAGCAACGGCCAGCCCTCGACCAACGGTCCCGGCGGCGGCCGGCCCTCGACCGAGGGCGGCACCACCGGGGGTACGGTCAGCGACCGGCCCGGACGACGCGGCTGA
- a CDS encoding glycoside hydrolase family 43 protein, giving the protein MSRTVVRLSAVLGAACLLLTSWSAAAPGQAAALDPFTGYLMAHFVGEGAAGQQISVAHSRDGLHWTDLNNGGPVLRSTVGTRGARDPALVRSPAGDRYWMIATDLCIGCGQDWDGAVNNGSRNLVVWESTDLVNWSAPWLLNVAGAIPDGRNAWAPEAIWNPATGDYVLYWATNATRNGVLKHRIYQARTTNFRSIGTPQVYIDRAGAQGIIDTQIVEVPAGVGGYRYVRASGDGQITVEGSNSVLGTWTTLGNLAGIGLTGSQVEGPMWMRFNTRTEWALYLDQYSSGRGYLPVLTANPSNPGGYRIPASGSYAMGGTVKRHGSILNLTAAEESRVLARWGHSTPVNRIQSYNHQDRYVRHADFDVRLDANVSPAQDAQFRLVPGLAGGSDTRSFESVNFPGHYLRHYDFDFRLEASDGTATFAADATFQPVAGLANSAWTSYRSYNHPDRYIRHSGYLLRLDPIGDAQGRSDATFRATS; this is encoded by the coding sequence ATGTCGAGAACAGTCGTCCGGCTCAGCGCGGTACTCGGCGCCGCCTGCCTGCTCCTCACCTCGTGGTCGGCGGCGGCGCCGGGACAGGCGGCGGCGCTGGACCCGTTCACCGGCTACCTGATGGCGCACTTCGTCGGCGAAGGGGCGGCCGGCCAACAGATCTCCGTCGCACACAGCAGGGACGGGCTGCACTGGACCGACCTCAACAACGGAGGTCCGGTCCTCCGCTCGACGGTCGGCACCCGTGGCGCCCGGGACCCGGCCCTGGTCCGCTCCCCCGCCGGAGACCGATACTGGATGATCGCGACCGACCTCTGCATCGGCTGCGGACAGGACTGGGACGGCGCCGTCAACAACGGCAGCCGCAACCTGGTCGTCTGGGAGTCCACCGACCTGGTGAACTGGTCGGCGCCCTGGCTGCTCAACGTCGCCGGTGCGATTCCGGACGGACGCAACGCCTGGGCGCCGGAGGCGATCTGGAACCCCGCCACCGGCGACTACGTCCTCTACTGGGCGACGAACGCGACCCGCAACGGGGTGCTGAAACACCGCATCTACCAGGCCCGGACGACCAACTTCCGCAGCATCGGCACCCCACAGGTGTACATCGACCGGGCCGGTGCGCAGGGCATCATCGACACCCAGATCGTCGAGGTTCCGGCCGGCGTCGGCGGCTACCGCTACGTGCGGGCCTCCGGCGACGGCCAGATCACCGTCGAGGGAAGCAACTCGGTCCTCGGCACCTGGACCACCCTCGGCAACCTCGCCGGGATCGGCCTGACCGGCTCGCAGGTCGAGGGGCCGATGTGGATGCGGTTCAACACCCGCACCGAGTGGGCGCTCTATCTCGACCAGTACTCCTCCGGACGCGGGTACCTGCCCGTGCTGACCGCCAACCCGTCGAACCCCGGCGGCTACCGGATCCCGGCGTCCGGCTCGTACGCCATGGGCGGCACCGTCAAACGGCACGGCTCGATCCTCAACCTGACCGCCGCCGAGGAGAGCCGGGTGCTCGCCCGCTGGGGCCACAGCACACCGGTCAACCGGATCCAGTCCTACAACCACCAGGACCGGTACGTGCGGCACGCCGACTTCGACGTACGCCTCGACGCCAACGTCAGCCCGGCGCAGGACGCCCAGTTCCGGCTGGTACCCGGGCTGGCCGGCGGCTCCGACACCAGATCGTTCGAGTCGGTGAACTTCCCCGGCCACTACCTGCGGCACTACGACTTCGACTTCCGACTGGAGGCCAGCGACGGCACCGCCACCTTCGCGGCCGACGCGACCTTCCAACCCGTCGCCGGGCTCGCCAACTCCGCCTGGACCTCGTACCGGTCCTACAACCACCCCGACCGCTACATCCGGCACAGCGGCTACCTGCTCCGGCTGGACCCGATCGGCGACGCACAGGGCCGAAGCGATGCCACCTTCCGGGCGACCAGCTAG
- a CDS encoding 3-deoxy-7-phosphoheptulonate synthase has translation MTTTGMGRVSDQRIDRIVPLTTPALLHHELPLDQALADAVLDGRRSVAQVLDREDDRLLVVVGPCSVHDPAAALDYARRLRVAAAEHAEDLLVVMRVYFEKPRSTVGWKGLINDPGLDGSGDVNAGLRAARALLLDVLRLGLPVGCEFLDPITPQYIADTVAWGAIGARTVESQVHRQLSSGLSMPIGMKNRPDGSVGTAVDAIRAAGVPHVFPGIDVSGAPAIMHTRGNADCHLVLRGGRGEPNYDAESVAESLALLRAAGLPERLVIDASHDNSGKDHRRQPVVAADVARQMADGQRGIVGLMLESFLVPGRQDLDPTRPLEYGQSITDACLGWPETEEVLADLAAAVRARRVAAPTGTALN, from the coding sequence ATGACCACCACCGGGATGGGTCGGGTCAGCGACCAGCGCATCGACCGGATCGTGCCGCTGACCACCCCGGCGCTGCTGCACCACGAACTGCCCCTGGACCAGGCGTTGGCCGATGCCGTGCTGGACGGCCGACGATCGGTCGCCCAGGTGCTCGACCGGGAGGACGACCGGCTGCTGGTCGTCGTCGGCCCGTGCTCGGTGCACGATCCGGCGGCGGCCCTGGACTACGCCCGACGGCTACGGGTGGCGGCGGCCGAGCACGCCGAGGACCTGCTGGTGGTGATGCGGGTCTACTTCGAGAAGCCCCGCTCCACCGTCGGCTGGAAGGGCCTGATCAACGACCCGGGGCTGGACGGTTCCGGCGACGTGAACGCCGGGCTGCGGGCCGCCCGTGCGCTGCTGCTGGACGTCCTGCGGCTGGGGCTGCCGGTCGGCTGCGAGTTCCTGGACCCGATCACCCCGCAGTACATCGCCGACACGGTGGCCTGGGGCGCCATCGGCGCCCGTACGGTCGAGAGCCAGGTGCACCGCCAGCTCTCCTCCGGCCTCTCCATGCCGATCGGGATGAAGAACCGCCCGGACGGCAGCGTCGGCACGGCGGTCGACGCGATCCGGGCCGCCGGGGTGCCGCACGTCTTCCCCGGCATCGACGTCTCCGGGGCTCCGGCGATCATGCACACCCGGGGGAACGCGGACTGCCACCTGGTGCTGCGCGGCGGCCGGGGCGAGCCCAACTACGACGCCGAGTCGGTGGCCGAGTCGCTGGCCCTGCTCCGGGCGGCCGGGCTCCCCGAGCGACTGGTGATCGACGCGAGCCACGACAACAGCGGCAAGGACCACCGCCGGCAGCCGGTGGTCGCCGCCGACGTGGCCCGGCAGATGGCGGACGGCCAGCGCGGCATCGTCGGGCTGATGCTGGAGTCGTTCCTGGTACCCGGCCGGCAGGACCTGGACCCGACCCGGCCGCTGGAGTACGGGCAGTCGATCACCGACGCCTGCCTCGGCTGGCCGGAGACCGAGGAGGTGCTGGCGGACCTGGCGGCGGCGGTCCGGGCCCGGCGGGTGGCGGCACCGACAGGTACCGCCCTGAACTGA
- a CDS encoding family 43 glycosylhydrolase, whose protein sequence is MRILPVLTLSAVAAGLLVLVPGSPARAATLPTGARSLESVGLPGRYLRHQDHLGRLDEVTSGSSAQTRLDATFTVVNGLASPRCYSLQAANGQFLRHRDWRLRIDPNTGDPTFRADATFCPVDGPVAGSVSLASYNYPDRRIRHRDSALWLDPYQDTATFRAESAFRLTAPWAPKTTRGPVIPGLFADPHLTTFNGRYYLYPTTDGYAGWSGTYYKAFSSTDLVNWTDHGVILDHGPDVSWADDSAWAPAVAAGNGRYYLYFSGGAASGNTAKQLGVAVADTPTGPFRDALGHPLVRAGQFPGGQAIDPMVFTDDDGVSYLYWGQGVARVVRLNADMVSYDPAQVRTITPPGYNEAPFVFRRNGTYYLMWSENDTRSEDYRVAYATGTSPFGPWTNRRVVLQKRLDAGIRGTGHHSVVRAPGTDTWYVAYHRFAVPAGNGTNRETTIDRMEFNADGTIRPIVPTA, encoded by the coding sequence ATGCGCATCCTTCCCGTCCTCACACTCTCGGCGGTGGCGGCCGGCCTCCTGGTCCTGGTCCCGGGGTCGCCCGCGCGGGCGGCGACGCTGCCCACCGGCGCGCGGTCGCTGGAGTCGGTCGGCCTGCCCGGACGGTACCTGCGACACCAGGACCACCTCGGGCGACTCGACGAGGTGACGAGCGGCAGCAGCGCCCAGACCAGACTCGACGCCACCTTCACCGTGGTGAACGGGCTGGCGTCGCCACGGTGCTACTCGTTGCAGGCCGCGAACGGGCAGTTTCTGCGGCACCGGGACTGGCGCCTGCGGATCGACCCCAACACCGGCGACCCGACGTTCCGGGCCGACGCCACCTTCTGCCCGGTGGACGGCCCGGTCGCCGGGTCGGTCTCGCTCGCCTCGTACAACTACCCCGACCGGCGGATCCGGCACCGCGACTCCGCGCTCTGGCTCGACCCGTACCAGGACACCGCGACGTTCCGGGCGGAGAGTGCGTTCCGGCTCACCGCGCCGTGGGCGCCGAAGACCACCAGGGGGCCGGTCATCCCGGGCCTCTTCGCCGACCCGCACCTCACCACCTTCAACGGCCGCTACTACCTCTACCCGACGACCGACGGGTACGCCGGCTGGAGCGGCACCTACTACAAGGCGTTCTCCTCCACCGACCTGGTCAACTGGACCGACCACGGCGTGATCCTCGACCACGGGCCGGACGTGTCGTGGGCGGACGACTCCGCCTGGGCCCCGGCGGTCGCCGCCGGCAACGGCCGCTACTACCTCTACTTCAGCGGCGGCGCGGCCAGCGGCAACACCGCCAAGCAGCTCGGCGTCGCCGTCGCGGACACCCCGACCGGACCGTTCCGCGACGCGCTGGGGCATCCACTCGTGCGCGCCGGCCAGTTCCCCGGCGGTCAGGCGATCGACCCGATGGTCTTCACCGACGACGACGGAGTGTCCTATCTGTACTGGGGCCAGGGCGTGGCGAGGGTCGTCCGGCTCAACGCCGACATGGTCTCGTACGACCCGGCGCAGGTGCGCACCATCACCCCACCCGGCTACAACGAGGCGCCGTTCGTGTTCAGGCGAAACGGCACCTACTACCTGATGTGGTCCGAGAACGACACCCGCAGCGAGGACTACCGGGTCGCGTACGCCACCGGGACGTCACCGTTCGGGCCGTGGACCAACCGCCGGGTCGTACTCCAGAAGCGGCTCGACGCCGGCATCAGGGGCACCGGCCACCACTCGGTGGTACGGGCGCCCGGCACCGACACCTGGTACGTCGCCTATCACCGGTTCGCCGTGCCGGCCGGTAACGGCACCAACCGGGAAACCACCATCGACCGGATGGAGTTCAACGCCGACGGCACCATCCGGCCGATCGTCCCGACAGCCTAG